One window of the Procambarus clarkii isolate CNS0578487 chromosome 89, FALCON_Pclarkii_2.0, whole genome shotgun sequence genome contains the following:
- the LOC138359098 gene encoding ribosome-binding protein 1-like translates to MWKNLATSGRILQTEEGSSELGNNVTSKEGFYEQDKDPFPARKMGERSYQLRTDLKGWRSFLSAGEVSWKLWMDLASWRRTLRAVEEEHSSEKQHQLPEGGEKLHQLPEGSETLHQLPEGGEKLHQLPEGSEKQHQLSEGGEKLHQLPEGGEKLHQLPEGSEKLHQLPEGGEKLHQLPEGSEKQHQLSEGGEKLHQLLEGSEKLHQLPEGGEKLHQLLEGSEKLHQLSEGGEKLHQLPEGGEKLHQLPEGGEKLHQLPEGGEKLHQLSEGGEKLHQLPEGGEKQHQLPEGGEKLHQLPEGGEKPHQLPEGGEKLNQLSEGGEKLHQLPEGSEKLHQLPGDGEKLHQLPEGGEKLHQLPEGGEKLHQLPEGGEKLHQLPEGSEKPHQLPEGGEKLHQLPEGSEKPHQLPEGGETLLQLPEGGEKLHQLSEGSEKLHQLP, encoded by the exons ATGTGGAAGAATCTTGCGACCTCTGGAAGGATCTTGCAAACTGAGGAGGGATCTTCTGAGCTGGGGAACAATGTTACCAGCAAGGAAGGATTTTATGAGCAAGATAAGGATCCTTTTCCGGCTCGTAAGATGGGGGAACGATCTTACCAGTTGAGGACGGATCTTAAGGGCTGGAGATCGTTCTTATCAGCTGGGGAAGTATCTTGGAAGCTGTGGATGGACCTTGCGAGCTGGAGAAGGACCTTGCGAGCTGTGGAAGAAGAACACA GTAGTGAGAAGCAGCACCAGCTGCCAGAAGGTGGTGAGAAGCTGCACCAGCTGCCAGAAGGTAGTGAGACGCTGCACCAGCTGCCAGAAGGTGGTGAGAAGCTGCACCAGCTGCCAGAAGGTAGTGAGAAGCAGCACCAGCTGTCAGAAGGTGGCGAGAAGCTGCACCAGCTGCCAGAAGGTGGTGAGAAGCTGCACCAGCTGCCAGAAGGTAGTGAGAAGCTGCACCAGCTGCCAGAAGGTGGTGAGAAGCTGCACCAGCTGCCAGAAGGTAGTGAGAAGCAGCACCAGCTGTCAGAAGGTGGCGAGAAGCTGCACCAGCTGCTAGAAGGTAGTGAGAAGCTGCACCAGCTGCCAGAAGGTGGCGAGAAGCTGCACCAGCTGCTAGAAGGTAGTGAGAAGCTGCACCAGCTGTCAGAAGGTGGCGAGAAGCTGCACCAGCTGCCAGAAGGTGGTGAGAAGCTGCACCAGCTGCCAGAAGGTGGTGAGAAGCTGCACCAGCTGCCAGAAGGTGGTGAGAAGCTGCACCAGCTGTCAGAAGGTGGCGAGAAGCTGCACCAGCTGCCAGAAGGTGGTGAGAAGCAGCACCAGCTGCCAGAAGGTGGTGAGAAGCTGCACCAGCTGCCAGAAGGTGGTGAGAAGCCGCACCAGCTGCCGGAAGGTGGTGAGAAGCTGAACCAGCTGTCAGAAGGTGGTGAGAAGCTGCACCAGCTGCCAGAAGGTAGTGAGAAGCTGCACCAGCTGCCAGGTGATGGTGAGAAGCTGCACCAGCTGCCAGAAGGTGGTGAGAAGCTGCACCAGCTGCCGGAAGGTGGTGAGAAGCTGCACCAGCTGCCAGAAGGTGGTGAGAAGCTGCACCAGCTGCCAGAAGGTAGTGAGAAGCCGCACCAGCTGCCAGAAGGTGGTGAGAAGTTGCACCAGCTGCCAGAAGGTAGTGAGAAGCCGCACCAGCTGCCAGAAGGTGGTGAGACGCTGCTCCAGCTGCCAGAAGGTGGTGAGAAGCTGCACCAGCTGTCAGAAGGTAGTGAGAAGCTGCACCAGCTGCCATAG